A genomic window from Rhodomicrobium lacus includes:
- a CDS encoding form I ribulose bisphosphate carboxylase large subunit, producing the protein MDTKNTEVTGKDRYKAGVMEYRKMGYWEPDYQPKDTDIIALFRITPQDGVDPIEASAAVAGESSTATWTVVWTDRLTASEKYRAKCYRVDPVPNAPGSYFAYIAYDLDLFEGGSIANLTASIIGNVFGFKPLKALRLEDMRLPVAYVKTFDGPPAGIVVERERLDKFGRPLLGATVKPKLGLSGRNYGRVVYEALKGGLDFTKDDENINSQPFMHWRERFLYCMEAVNKAQAETGEVKGTYLNITAGTMEEMYKRAEFAKELGSVIVMIDLVIGYTAIQSISKWARDNNMLLHLHRAGHSTYTRQKSHGVSFRVISKWMRLAGVDHIHAGTVVGKLEGDPLTTAGYYDILREDFVPQNLEHGVFFDQPWASLGKVMPVASGGIHAGQMHQLIHYLGEDTVLQFGGGTIGHPYGIQAGATANRVALEAMIFARNEGRDYLAEGPQILKDAAKTCTPLRQALDTWGEVTFNYTSTDTPDFVPTPTAS; encoded by the coding sequence ATGGATACCAAAAACACGGAAGTGACGGGGAAGGACCGCTACAAGGCGGGCGTGATGGAATATCGGAAGATGGGCTACTGGGAGCCTGACTACCAGCCCAAGGATACGGACATCATCGCGCTGTTCCGCATCACGCCGCAGGACGGCGTGGACCCGATCGAGGCATCCGCCGCTGTCGCGGGCGAAAGCTCGACCGCCACTTGGACGGTGGTGTGGACCGACCGCCTGACCGCTTCGGAGAAGTACCGCGCGAAGTGCTACCGCGTCGATCCTGTGCCGAACGCGCCCGGCTCCTATTTCGCCTACATCGCCTATGATCTCGACCTCTTCGAGGGCGGCTCCATCGCCAATCTCACCGCGTCGATCATCGGCAACGTGTTCGGCTTCAAGCCGTTGAAGGCGCTGCGCCTCGAAGACATGCGGCTGCCCGTCGCCTATGTGAAGACGTTCGACGGCCCTCCGGCCGGCATCGTCGTGGAGCGCGAGCGCCTCGACAAGTTCGGCCGCCCGCTCCTCGGCGCGACCGTGAAGCCGAAGCTCGGCCTTTCGGGCCGCAATTACGGCCGCGTGGTTTATGAGGCGCTGAAGGGCGGTCTCGACTTCACGAAGGACGATGAGAACATCAACTCGCAGCCCTTCATGCACTGGCGCGAGCGCTTCCTCTACTGCATGGAAGCCGTGAACAAGGCGCAGGCCGAAACCGGCGAAGTGAAGGGCACGTATCTCAACATCACCGCCGGCACCATGGAGGAGATGTACAAGCGCGCCGAATTCGCGAAGGAACTCGGCAGCGTCATCGTCATGATCGACCTCGTGATCGGCTACACGGCGATCCAGTCGATCTCGAAGTGGGCGCGCGACAATAACATGCTGCTCCACCTGCACCGCGCCGGCCACTCGACCTATACGCGCCAGAAGAGCCACGGCGTTTCCTTCCGCGTCATCTCGAAGTGGATGCGTCTTGCGGGCGTCGACCACATCCACGCGGGCACCGTCGTCGGCAAGCTCGAAGGCGATCCGCTGACCACCGCCGGTTACTACGACATCCTGCGCGAAGACTTCGTGCCGCAGAACCTCGAACACGGCGTGTTCTTCGATCAGCCGTGGGCTTCGCTCGGCAAGGTCATGCCGGTGGCTTCCGGCGGCATCCACGCCGGCCAGATGCACCAGCTCATCCACTATCTGGGTGAAGACACCGTGCTCCAGTTCGGCGGTGGCACCATCGGCCATCCCTACGGCATCCAGGCCGGCGCGACCGCGAACCGCGTTGCGCTCGAAGCGATGATCTTCGCGCGTAACGAAGGCCGCGACTATCTCGCAGAAGGGCCGCAGATCCTGAAGGATGCCGCGAAGACCTGCACGCCGCTGAGGCAGGCGCTCGATACGTGGGGCGAGGTGACGTTCAACTACACCTCCACCGACACGCCGGACTTCGTACCGACGCCGACCGCTTCGTAA
- the rpe gene encoding ribulose-phosphate 3-epimerase — MSSLPLIAPSILSADFARFGEEVRAIDEAGADWVHVDVMDGHFVPNITFGPRLVECIRPWTKKPLDVHLMIAPADPYLEAFAKAGSDIITVHAEAGPHLDRSLQVIRGLGKKAGVSLNPSTPESVIEYVLDKIDLVLVMSVNPGFGGQAFLPSQVEKVRRIAAMIQGRPIALEVDGGVTPETAPQLVQAGATALVAGSAVFKGGEYAKNIAAIRDACLLTA; from the coding sequence ATGTCCTCGCTCCCGCTCATCGCGCCGTCCATCCTCTCCGCAGACTTCGCCCGCTTCGGCGAGGAAGTGCGCGCCATCGACGAAGCGGGCGCCGACTGGGTGCATGTCGATGTGATGGATGGCCATTTCGTGCCGAACATCACGTTCGGGCCCCGGCTCGTGGAGTGTATCCGGCCGTGGACGAAGAAGCCGCTCGACGTGCATCTGATGATTGCGCCTGCCGACCCCTATCTCGAAGCGTTCGCGAAGGCCGGTTCCGACATCATCACCGTGCATGCGGAAGCCGGGCCGCATCTCGACCGTTCGCTTCAGGTGATCCGGGGGCTCGGCAAGAAGGCGGGCGTCTCGCTCAACCCGTCGACGCCCGAAAGCGTCATCGAATATGTGCTCGACAAGATCGATCTCGTGCTGGTGATGAGCGTCAACCCCGGTTTCGGGGGGCAGGCGTTCCTGCCGTCGCAGGTGGAGAAGGTGCGGCGCATCGCGGCGATGATTCAGGGCCGCCCGATTGCGCTTGAGGTGGACGGCGGCGTCACGCCGGAAACCGCGCCACAACTTGTTCAGGCGGGCGCGACCGCGCTCGTGGCGGGCTCGGCTGTGTTCAAGGGCGGCGAATACGCGAAGAACATCGCCGCGATCCGCGACGCGTGCCTTCTGACGGCTTGA
- the metF gene encoding methylenetetrahydrofolate reductase [NAD(P)H] codes for MTEAGTQRRAHAPISVSFEFFPPKTDAMEASLWQAIRKLEPLAPEFVSVTYGAGGSTRERTHSTVSRILAETSLKPAAHLTCVAATKDEVDAVVRDYWEAGVRHIVALRGDPPAGAGAAYAAHPGGYQSSADLVAGLKGIGDFEVSVSAYPEKHPESASFDVDLDVLQAKVDAGATRAITQFFFDNDHYWRYLDRVRARGINIPIVPGQIPIHNFKQIAGFAARCGASMPPSVAARFEGLADDPETTQLVAAAVAAEQVQDLVKGGVTEFHFYTLNRAPLVNAICHTLGIKPHVPASAANA; via the coding sequence GTGACGGAAGCAGGAACGCAAAGACGGGCGCACGCGCCGATTTCGGTGAGCTTCGAGTTTTTTCCGCCGAAGACCGACGCGATGGAGGCGTCTCTCTGGCAGGCGATCCGCAAGCTGGAACCGCTCGCGCCGGAATTCGTATCCGTGACCTACGGCGCGGGCGGCTCGACGCGCGAGCGCACCCATTCGACCGTGTCGCGCATCCTCGCCGAGACGTCGCTGAAGCCCGCCGCGCATCTCACCTGCGTCGCGGCCACAAAGGACGAAGTCGATGCCGTCGTGCGCGACTATTGGGAAGCGGGCGTGCGTCACATCGTGGCGTTGCGCGGCGATCCCCCGGCGGGCGCCGGCGCGGCCTATGCGGCGCATCCGGGCGGCTACCAGTCGAGCGCCGACCTCGTCGCTGGGCTGAAGGGCATCGGCGATTTCGAGGTGTCGGTTTCAGCCTATCCCGAGAAGCACCCGGAATCGGCATCGTTCGATGTCGATCTCGATGTGCTTCAGGCGAAGGTGGACGCGGGCGCCACGCGCGCCATCACGCAGTTTTTCTTCGATAACGACCATTATTGGCGCTATCTCGACCGCGTCCGCGCGCGCGGCATCAACATTCCCATCGTGCCGGGGCAGATCCCGATCCACAATTTCAAGCAGATCGCGGGCTTTGCGGCGCGATGCGGCGCGAGCATGCCCCCTTCCGTCGCCGCCCGTTTCGAGGGGCTTGCGGACGATCCGGAAACGACGCAGCTTGTCGCGGCGGCTGTCGCGGCCGAGCAGGTGCAGGATCTCGTGAAAGGCGGCGTGACGGAGTTCCACTTCTACACGCTGAACCGCGCGCCGCTCGTCAATGCGATCTGCCATACGCTCGGCATCAAGCCGCACGTTCCAGCTTCCGCCGCCAACGCATAA
- a CDS encoding ribulose bisphosphate carboxylase small subunit — MRITQGQFSFLPDLTDEQIAKQVQYAIEKGWAVNIEFTDDPHPRNTYWEMWGLPMFDIKDAAAVLTELQAARKVYGGRYYIRISAFDASHGWESLRMSFIVDRPAEEPGFDLQRQEVDGRNIRYTTRPYATTKPAGQRY, encoded by the coding sequence ATGCGCATCACTCAAGGACAGTTTTCCTTCCTGCCGGATCTGACGGACGAGCAGATCGCGAAGCAGGTTCAGTACGCCATCGAAAAGGGCTGGGCCGTCAACATCGAGTTCACCGACGACCCGCATCCCCGCAACACCTATTGGGAAATGTGGGGCCTGCCGATGTTCGACATCAAGGACGCGGCGGCGGTGCTGACCGAGCTTCAGGCGGCCCGCAAGGTCTATGGCGGCCGTTACTACATCCGCATCTCGGCCTTCGACGCGAGCCATGGCTGGGAGTCGCTTCGGATGTCGTTCATCGTCGACCGCCCGGCGGAAGAGCCCGGCTTCGATCTTCAGCGGCAGGAGGTCGACGGACGCAACATCCGCTACACGACGAGGCCTTACGCCACGACGAAGCCTGCGGGTCAGCGTTATTAA
- a CDS encoding circularly permuted type 2 ATP-grasp protein: protein MATITALKNPSTVAPLDNYNAGQFYCELLGSPDSRNRHLTALWHRLQQLELVQLRERAADAERELFNLGITFTVYSDRTAIDRILPFDVIPRVITAEDWKTLDKGVKQRIKALNLFLWDVYHDRKILKDGVVPEDLVLGNANYRPEMIGYDPPCGTYIHIGGIDVIRDPRGEFYVLEDNGRTPSGVSYVVENRHLMQRAFPDLMHGFAIESVSEYGTQLGDKLIECAPIGVSEPQIVLLSPGVFNSAYFEHVFLAREIGIPLVEGRDLFVDDDKVFMKTVSGPKPVHVIYRRLNDDYLDPEAFRPESALGVKGLMRAVRKGNVTLANAVGTGVADDKAVYAYLPRIIKYYLDEEPVLPNVQTNICREKDGLGYTLDNLDKLVVKPVGESGGYGICVGPKATKAEIDLCRDQLKADPSNYISQPMIELSVCPTLTDQGVEPRHVDLRPFAVTGKETWVLPGGLTRVALKRGSIIVNSSQGGGTKDTWVLKEDNA from the coding sequence ATGGCGACGATCACAGCGCTAAAAAATCCATCCACCGTAGCCCCGCTCGACAACTACAATGCGGGGCAATTTTATTGCGAACTTCTGGGCTCGCCGGATAGCCGCAATCGCCATCTCACCGCGCTGTGGCATCGACTTCAGCAACTCGAGCTTGTTCAGCTTCGCGAACGCGCGGCGGATGCGGAGCGCGAGCTTTTCAACCTTGGCATTACTTTCACCGTCTACAGCGACCGTACGGCCATCGACCGCATCCTGCCGTTCGACGTGATCCCGCGCGTGATCACCGCCGAGGACTGGAAGACGCTCGACAAGGGCGTGAAGCAGCGCATCAAGGCGCTGAACCTCTTCCTGTGGGATGTCTATCACGACCGCAAGATCCTGAAGGACGGCGTCGTTCCCGAAGACCTCGTGCTCGGCAATGCGAATTACCGGCCCGAGATGATCGGCTACGATCCCCCTTGCGGCACATACATCCACATCGGCGGCATCGATGTCATCCGCGACCCGCGCGGCGAGTTCTACGTCCTGGAGGATAACGGCCGCACGCCGTCGGGCGTTTCCTACGTGGTGGAAAACCGGCATCTGATGCAACGCGCCTTCCCCGACCTCATGCACGGCTTTGCCATCGAAAGCGTGTCGGAATACGGCACGCAACTCGGCGACAAGCTCATCGAATGCGCCCCCATCGGCGTGAGCGAGCCGCAGATCGTGCTGCTTTCGCCCGGCGTCTTCAACTCGGCCTATTTCGAGCATGTGTTTCTCGCGCGCGAGATCGGCATACCGCTGGTCGAGGGCCGCGACCTGTTCGTGGACGACGACAAGGTGTTCATGAAGACCGTGTCGGGCCCGAAGCCGGTGCATGTCATCTATCGCCGCCTGAACGACGATTACCTCGATCCTGAAGCCTTCCGCCCCGAGAGCGCGCTCGGTGTGAAAGGCCTCATGCGCGCCGTGCGCAAGGGCAATGTCACGCTCGCGAACGCGGTCGGCACCGGCGTTGCCGACGACAAGGCCGTTTATGCCTATCTGCCGCGCATCATCAAATACTACCTCGACGAAGAACCGGTTCTGCCGAATGTGCAGACCAACATCTGCCGCGAGAAGGACGGCCTCGGTTACACGCTCGACAACCTCGACAAGCTCGTGGTGAAGCCGGTGGGCGAGTCGGGCGGTTACGGCATCTGCGTCGGACCGAAAGCGACCAAGGCCGAGATCGACCTGTGCCGCGACCAGCTCAAGGCCGATCCATCGAATTACATCAGCCAGCCGATGATCGAGCTTTCCGTGTGCCCGACGCTCACCGATCAGGGCGTGGAACCGCGCCATGTCGACCTGCGCCCCTTCGCCGTCACGGGCAAGGAGACCTGGGTTCTGCCGGGAGGGCTGACGCGCGTCGCGCTCAAACGCGGGTCGATCATCGTTAATTCGAGTCAGGGCGGTGGCACCAAGGACACCTGGGTGTTGAAGGAGGACAACGCGTGA
- a CDS encoding homocysteine S-methyltransferase family protein, whose product MNRTDRIAALEAAAKERILILDGGMGTMIQRHKPTEADYRGERFKDWPSDLKGNNDLLVLTQPAIIKGVHEAYLEAGADIVETNSFNAQRISMADYGMEDLSAEINLEAAKLAREAADAYTAKTPEKPRFVAGSIGPTNRTASLSPDVNNPGFRNISFDELVEAYEEQTRALIEGGVDAILIETVFDTLNAKAAGFAAKKAFDETGVDLPLMLSGTVTDLSGRNLSGQTPEAFWYSLRHLKPFSVGMNCAFGADQLRPPVALLSKVADTYMSVYANAGLPNAMGEYDESPESMARAMASWAADGLLNIVGGCCGTTPDHIAAIAKAVAPYPPRRVPALEPRLRLSGLEAFVQG is encoded by the coding sequence ATGAATCGCACCGACCGCATCGCCGCCCTCGAAGCCGCCGCGAAAGAGCGCATCCTCATCCTCGATGGCGGCATGGGCACGATGATCCAGCGCCACAAGCCGACCGAGGCCGACTATCGCGGCGAGCGCTTCAAGGACTGGCCGAGCGACCTCAAGGGCAACAACGACCTTCTGGTGCTGACGCAGCCCGCCATCATCAAGGGCGTGCACGAAGCCTATCTCGAAGCGGGCGCGGACATCGTCGAGACGAACTCGTTCAACGCGCAGCGCATCTCGATGGCCGATTACGGCATGGAAGACCTTTCGGCGGAGATCAATCTGGAGGCGGCGAAGCTCGCGCGCGAGGCGGCGGATGCGTATACGGCGAAGACGCCGGAGAAGCCGCGCTTCGTCGCGGGTTCCATCGGCCCCACGAACCGGACGGCATCGCTCTCGCCGGACGTGAATAACCCCGGCTTTCGCAACATAAGCTTCGACGAACTCGTCGAAGCTTATGAGGAGCAAACGCGTGCGTTGATCGAGGGGGGCGTGGATGCGATCCTGATCGAGACCGTTTTCGACACGCTGAATGCCAAGGCGGCGGGTTTTGCCGCCAAGAAGGCGTTCGACGAAACCGGCGTGGACCTGCCGCTGATGCTTTCCGGCACGGTTACGGATCTTTCGGGCCGCAACCTGTCGGGGCAGACGCCCGAGGCATTCTGGTATTCGCTGCGCCATCTGAAGCCGTTCTCGGTGGGCATGAACTGCGCGTTTGGCGCGGATCAGCTTCGTCCACCCGTCGCGCTCCTGTCGAAGGTCGCCGACACTTATATGAGCGTTTACGCAAATGCGGGCCTGCCGAACGCCATGGGCGAATACGACGAATCGCCCGAGTCGATGGCGCGCGCGATGGCATCCTGGGCGGCGGACGGGCTTTTGAACATCGTCGGCGGCTGCTGCGGCACGACGCCCGATCACATCGCCGCGATTGCGAAGGCCGTTGCGCCCTATCCGCCCCGCCGTGTCCCCGCGCTTGAGCCGCGCCTTCGGCTTTCCGGTCTCGAAGCGTTCGTTCAAGGCTGA
- a CDS encoding ArsR/SmtB family transcription factor, which produces MGSFDDIVGLLRAAGEPTRLRILRLLQHGEFNVTDLTQLLGQSQPRVSRHIKLLADAALIERYQEGSFVFVRASGDAQVQGFLASVLSMVAPDDPQFALDTERADQIRARRAELAQGYFDANAVQWDRIRSLHVPEPEVEAAILDALGPGPYDLLLDLGTGTGRILELAAERADRLVGIDTNREMLKCARVRLESAGATKCSVRQGDIYNLPFSEGSAGAVVVHQVLHFLAYPKAALAEAVRVLEPDGRLVVVDFAPHNLEFLREEHAHVRLGFGADEIRGWLAECGLGETAYRELKASHAREKALTVAIWSGKKKGAAAQKWRAAS; this is translated from the coding sequence ATGGGCAGTTTCGACGACATCGTGGGATTATTGCGCGCGGCGGGCGAGCCGACGCGGCTGCGCATCCTGCGGCTGCTCCAGCACGGCGAGTTCAACGTCACCGACCTGACGCAGCTTCTCGGCCAAAGCCAGCCTCGCGTGAGCCGCCACATCAAGCTCCTCGCCGACGCCGCGCTGATCGAGCGCTATCAGGAAGGCAGCTTCGTGTTCGTGCGCGCAAGCGGCGATGCTCAGGTGCAAGGGTTTCTTGCGTCGGTTCTGTCGATGGTGGCGCCGGACGATCCGCAATTCGCCCTCGATACCGAACGCGCCGACCAGATCCGGGCGCGCCGCGCCGAACTCGCGCAAGGCTATTTCGATGCGAACGCCGTCCAGTGGGATCGCATCCGCTCGCTGCATGTGCCGGAGCCCGAAGTGGAAGCCGCGATCCTCGACGCGCTGGGCCCCGGCCCGTACGATCTCCTGCTCGATCTCGGCACCGGCACCGGCCGCATTCTCGAACTCGCTGCGGAGCGCGCCGACCGTCTCGTCGGCATCGACACCAACCGCGAAATGCTGAAATGCGCGCGCGTTCGCCTCGAAAGCGCGGGCGCTACGAAATGCAGCGTGCGGCAAGGCGACATCTATAATCTGCCGTTCTCGGAAGGGAGCGCCGGTGCGGTCGTGGTCCATCAGGTGCTGCACTTCCTCGCCTATCCGAAGGCGGCGCTCGCGGAAGCCGTGCGGGTGCTGGAGCCGGATGGCCGCCTCGTCGTGGTGGACTTCGCGCCGCATAATCTCGAATTCCTGCGCGAAGAGCACGCCCATGTACGGCTCGGCTTCGGCGCGGATGAAATCAGGGGCTGGCTCGCGGAATGCGGGCTCGGCGAAACCGCCTATCGCGAACTCAAGGCCAGCCATGCCAGAGAGAAAGCGCTGACGGTGGCAATCTGGTCCGGCAAAAAGAAAGGCGCGGCAGCGCAAAAGTGGAGGGCGGCTTCGTGA
- a CDS encoding aminotransferase class I/II-fold pyridoxal phosphate-dependent enzyme: MAFLFRPADKIDPRFVEAAGRLDLARSLYPDAEARWLDLSRATAPWSFPAPRLGDDEFARGTDADAIAALAVLAAKTYRVPPSVEVVPVPGADAGLRLLPWLYRSPKRVAFLAPVDAGLRAAWEAAGHSTAKIASIAAVGKADILVVDNPGHADGRIAAHAELAAALPALKRRDGLLVIDETLADTDDRASILPSVARLDSTVVLRSANAFNGAGGLPLGFAITSHPIAERFRAALGPDAVSAEAVAFGRAALADRDFAAEHRARLAEMGGKLEVALMRAGLRIAGGTLLFRLAGTDMPHSLFHRLARAGILTRPFPKLDALRFSLPKDDVDLARLQAALAAFASA, translated from the coding sequence ATGGCTTTCCTTTTCCGTCCCGCCGATAAAATCGATCCCCGTTTCGTCGAAGCTGCGGGACGCCTCGACCTTGCCCGCTCGCTCTATCCCGATGCTGAGGCGCGCTGGCTCGATCTGTCGCGCGCGACTGCGCCATGGTCTTTTCCGGCGCCCAGGCTCGGCGACGACGAGTTTGCGCGCGGCACGGACGCGGACGCCATCGCGGCGCTTGCCGTTCTCGCCGCGAAGACCTACCGGGTCCCGCCTTCGGTGGAGGTGGTGCCTGTGCCTGGCGCCGATGCGGGCTTGCGCCTGCTGCCGTGGCTCTACCGCTCGCCCAAGCGCGTGGCTTTTCTGGCGCCCGTCGATGCCGGGCTGCGGGCGGCGTGGGAGGCCGCCGGGCACTCGACGGCGAAAATCGCCTCGATCGCAGCTGTCGGCAAGGCGGACATTCTCGTCGTGGACAATCCCGGCCACGCAGATGGCCGCATCGCGGCGCATGCTGAACTCGCCGCCGCGCTGCCCGCGCTCAAGCGCCGCGACGGCTTGCTCGTCATCGATGAAACGCTTGCCGATACGGACGACCGCGCTTCGATCCTGCCATCCGTCGCGCGGCTCGATTCAACGGTCGTGCTGCGGTCCGCGAATGCTTTCAATGGCGCAGGTGGCCTTCCGCTCGGCTTCGCGATCACATCGCATCCCATCGCGGAGCGGTTTCGCGCGGCACTCGGACCGGATGCGGTGTCGGCTGAGGCCGTTGCGTTCGGCAGGGCCGCGCTGGCGGATAGGGATTTCGCGGCGGAGCATCGCGCGCGGCTCGCGGAGATGGGGGGGAAGCTTGAAGTTGCGCTCATGCGCGCAGGTCTGCGCATCGCAGGCGGCACTCTGCTGTTTCGGCTTGCGGGGACCGACATGCCACATTCGCTGTTCCACAGGCTCGCGCGTGCGGGCATTCTGACGCGCCCGTTCCCAAAGCTGGACGCGCTCCGCTTCTCCCTTCCCAAGGATGATGTCGACCTCGCGCGCCTTCAGGCAGCTCTTGCCGCCTTTGCTTCGGCGTAA
- the cbbX gene encoding CbbX protein: MTAEQNEKTAANETIDLRRDYEESGVGEVLDQLDRELIGLKPVKTRLREIAALLLVERARKRLGLVNEAPTLHMSFTGNPGTGKTTVAMRMANILHRLGYVRRGQLVSVTRDDLVGQYIGHTAPKTKEVLKKAMGGVLFIDEAYYLYRPENERDYGQESIEILLQVMENQREDLVVILAGYADRMDKFFTANPGFRSRIAHHIDFPDYADDELLQIADKMLEHQNYHLSPDAKIALADYIEKRRQQPHFSNARSIRNALDRARLRQANRLFAHTGGALTANQLSEITAEDILASRVFKVAAESQNQ; this comes from the coding sequence GTGACGGCGGAACAGAACGAAAAGACGGCGGCGAACGAGACGATCGATCTGCGCCGCGACTATGAGGAATCGGGCGTCGGCGAGGTGCTCGACCAACTCGACCGCGAACTGATCGGGCTGAAGCCGGTCAAGACGCGCCTGCGCGAGATCGCGGCGCTGCTGCTTGTGGAGCGGGCGCGAAAGCGGCTCGGACTCGTCAACGAAGCACCGACCCTGCATATGAGCTTCACCGGCAATCCCGGCACCGGCAAGACGACCGTCGCCATGCGCATGGCGAATATCCTGCACCGCCTCGGCTATGTGCGGCGTGGCCAGCTCGTTTCCGTGACGCGCGACGATCTTGTCGGCCAGTATATCGGCCATACCGCGCCGAAGACGAAGGAAGTTCTCAAGAAGGCGATGGGCGGCGTGCTGTTCATCGATGAGGCGTATTACCTCTATCGCCCGGAGAACGAGCGCGACTACGGGCAGGAATCCATCGAGATCCTGCTCCAGGTGATGGAGAACCAGCGCGAGGACCTCGTCGTGATCCTCGCGGGCTATGCGGACCGAATGGACAAGTTCTTCACCGCGAACCCAGGCTTCCGCAGCCGCATCGCCCATCACATCGACTTTCCGGACTACGCCGACGACGAGTTGCTCCAGATCGCGGACAAGATGCTGGAGCACCAGAATTATCACCTGTCGCCGGATGCGAAGATTGCGCTTGCCGACTATATCGAGAAGCGCCGCCAGCAGCCGCATTTCTCCAACGCGCGGTCCATCCGCAATGCGCTCGACCGCGCGCGGCTTCGTCAGGCGAACCGGCTGTTCGCGCACACGGGCGGGGCGTTGACCGCCAACCAGCTTTCGGAAATAACGGCCGAAGACATTCTTGCGAGCCGCGTCTTCAAGGTCGCTGCCGAAAGCCAGAACCAATAA